The following nucleotide sequence is from Bacillus sp. 2205SS5-2.
TCGGACGGAAAATATTTTATCAACAATATCCCTTAAAAGCACGATATCGTTTACTCCTTCCTGATTTAGGTGGACACGGGGATAGCGGTGGTCAACAGCTATTTACAATAGATGATTATGTTCACCAGATTACCGCTCTTATTCAACGACTTAGTCTTCATTCTTGTTACCTATGCGGGTATTCAGCAGGAGGTATAATCGCTCAGGAGGTAGGGAAGAAAATTCCTGAAAAAATCGCTGGGATCATTTTATTAGGTGGGTATCCGGTAGTAGAAGATAAGCGATTAAAAGTGATGCATAAGTTGGGGATGTACATGACGAAGCATCAACCCAATAAATTAATCACCATCTTAGCTAAAGTCCATAGTACCAATGCTGCGATTAAAAAAGAGCTGGAAGAACATATGAAAAAAGCCTTTCTACCCAATTGGATGTACTATTATGAACAGTCGTACCACTATGATGGAAGAAATACATTGGACCAGCTGCCTTCCCCACTCCTATTGATTTATGGAAAAAAATCAGATTGGATTAATAATCAGTCGCATTATTATAACCATCTTCTATATGCTCAGTACGAATTTATTAATAAGGGTACTCATGAAATTCCTTCAAAATTCCCTGGCCCCTGCAATGAAGCGATTCAACAATTTGTGCCACGGAAAAAGGGGACAGGCGATTCTTGTACACAGTGATGCCTTGAACAATATAGGTTCATATACCATGACCCGCCCGGATGAGTGAAGAAGCCACCACATAAGCTCAATTAGTGGTGGCTCTATTAAATTTTGTTCCTGAAATTTTTAGGAGTTGACATCAACTTCTATTCATCATACACTGTTAGTAACATATTGATGTTAACTACAGTAATATGTTACTAACAGTAAGTTTTGTATATGTAATCATCATTTAACAACCCTTATCTATGGA
It contains:
- a CDS encoding alpha/beta fold hydrolase encodes the protein MPVCKVKDLMMYYDDVGKGTPIVWVHPPGLGRKIFYQQYPLKARYRLLLPDLGGHGDSGGQQLFTIDDYVHQITALIQRLSLHSCYLCGYSAGGIIAQEVGKKIPEKIAGIILLGGYPVVEDKRLKVMHKLGMYMTKHQPNKLITILAKVHSTNAAIKKELEEHMKKAFLPNWMYYYEQSYHYDGRNTLDQLPSPLLLIYGKKSDWINNQSHYYNHLLYAQYEFINKGTHEIPSKFPGPCNEAIQQFVPRKKGTGDSCTQ